The following coding sequences lie in one Microbacterium sp. XT11 genomic window:
- the lpdA gene encoding dihydrolipoyl dehydrogenase: MTTHTFDIVVLGGGSGGYAAALRASELGKSVALIEKDKVGGTCLHRGCIPTKALLHAAEVAEHVRGASHVGITASLDGIDPAGVRAYREGIVAKKYKGLEGLVKARGITTVAGTGRLNADRSVSVGDDVYVGADVILATGSYSRTLPGLEIGGRILTSEHALTLDVIPERVLVLGGGVIGVEFASVWRSFGAEVTIIEALPHLVPNEDVALSKGLERAFRRRGIQYSLGVRFQSAVQDDSSVTVTLEDGKKFTADYLLVAVGRGPATASLGFEEAGVALDRGFVTVDDRLRTSVPGVWAVGDIVPGLQLAHRGFQQGIAVAERIAGLTPATITDTQIPKVTYCSPEVASVGITEEAAVAAHGADAVTSYEYNLAGNGKSEIIGTGGLVKVVRLKDGPVLGVHLLGDRVGELITEGQLAVAWEAHPEDIAPLIHAHPTQSEALGEAFLALAGKPLHVL, translated from the coding sequence ATGACAACCCACACCTTCGACATCGTCGTCCTCGGTGGCGGCAGTGGCGGCTACGCAGCTGCTCTGCGCGCGAGCGAGCTCGGCAAGTCCGTCGCCCTCATCGAGAAGGACAAGGTCGGCGGCACGTGCCTGCATCGCGGGTGCATCCCCACGAAGGCGCTCCTCCACGCGGCAGAAGTCGCCGAGCACGTGCGCGGTGCTTCGCACGTCGGCATCACCGCGTCGCTCGACGGCATCGACCCCGCGGGCGTGCGCGCGTATCGCGAGGGCATCGTCGCGAAGAAGTACAAGGGGCTCGAGGGCCTCGTCAAGGCACGCGGCATCACCACCGTCGCCGGAACCGGGCGGTTGAACGCCGACCGTTCCGTATCGGTCGGAGACGACGTCTATGTCGGCGCCGATGTGATCCTCGCAACGGGTTCGTACAGCCGCACCCTCCCCGGACTGGAGATCGGCGGCCGCATCCTCACCAGCGAGCATGCGCTCACACTCGACGTCATCCCGGAGCGCGTCCTCGTGCTGGGCGGCGGCGTGATCGGCGTGGAGTTCGCGAGCGTGTGGCGCTCCTTCGGAGCCGAGGTCACCATCATCGAGGCGCTGCCTCACCTGGTGCCGAACGAGGATGTCGCTCTGAGCAAGGGACTCGAGCGGGCGTTCCGCCGCCGGGGAATCCAGTACTCGCTCGGAGTGAGGTTCCAGTCGGCCGTGCAGGACGATTCGTCGGTCACGGTGACGCTGGAGGACGGCAAGAAGTTCACCGCCGACTATCTCCTCGTGGCCGTCGGACGCGGTCCCGCCACGGCCAGTCTCGGATTCGAGGAAGCAGGCGTCGCACTCGACCGCGGATTCGTGACCGTCGACGACCGGCTCCGCACGAGCGTGCCCGGGGTGTGGGCCGTCGGCGACATCGTGCCCGGCCTCCAGCTCGCGCACCGAGGTTTCCAGCAGGGCATCGCCGTCGCGGAGAGGATCGCGGGACTCACACCGGCGACGATCACCGACACTCAGATCCCCAAGGTCACGTACTGCAGTCCCGAGGTCGCGTCGGTCGGCATCACCGAGGAAGCGGCTGTCGCCGCACACGGCGCCGATGCCGTCACGAGCTACGAGTACAACCTCGCCGGCAATGGGAAGAGCGAGATCATCGGTACCGGCGGGCTGGTCAAGGTGGTTCGGCTCAAGGACGGCCCGGTCCTCGGCGTGCACCTGCTCGGTGACCGCGTCGGCGAGCTCATCACCGAGGGGCAGCTGGCGGTCGCCTGGGAGGCGCATCCCGAGGACATCGCCCCGCTCATCCACGCGCATCCGACCCAGAGTGAGGCGCTCGGCGAGGCCTTCCTCGCACTGGCCGGCAAGCCGCTCCACGTCCTCTGA
- a CDS encoding 2-oxo acid dehydrogenase subunit E2: MSTSVVLPALGESVTEGTVTRWLKQVGDTVQADEGLLEISTDKVDTEIPSPVTGVIEEILVAEDETVEVGALLARIGDGSSTAPTTDAPAAAAPAAEAAPEPAAPAAGAAPAETAPAAASGDSTDIVLPELGESVTEGTVTRWLKQVGDTVAVDEALLEISTDKVDTEIPSPVAGVLQEIVAAEDETVAVGAVLARVGSGAAPAAAPAAPAAPAEAAAPAPAPAAPAPAPAPAAAAPAPAAAAPAPAAPAPAAAAPAPAAPASAPAPAPAAPAQAAPAQPVPAQAAPAPAAAPAENDNLYVTPLVRRLAAQQGVDLATVKGTGVGGRIRKEDVLKAAESGSAAPAASAPAPARLEVSPLRGTTQKMSRLRKVVAERAVASMQQTAQLTTFVEVDVTALAAYRDGVKASFQQKTGDKLSFLPFFTLAAAEALQAFPIINATVDGDNIVYPATENISIAVDTERGLLTPVVRDAASKNLAQLAHEIADLAARTRDNKLKPDELAGGTFTVTNTGSRGALFDTPLVFLPQSAILGTGTVFKRPGVVTVDGVDAIAVRSYVYLAISYDHRIIDGADAARFLGAVKARLEAADFASDLGI; this comes from the coding sequence ATGAGCACATCCGTGGTCCTCCCCGCTCTCGGAGAGAGCGTCACAGAGGGTACGGTCACCCGCTGGCTGAAGCAGGTCGGTGACACGGTGCAGGCGGACGAGGGCCTGCTCGAGATCTCGACCGACAAGGTCGACACCGAGATCCCCTCCCCCGTGACCGGCGTGATCGAGGAGATCCTCGTCGCCGAAGACGAGACCGTCGAGGTCGGCGCGCTGCTCGCGCGCATCGGCGACGGCAGCAGCACCGCTCCGACGACGGATGCTCCCGCCGCGGCCGCGCCCGCAGCCGAGGCCGCCCCTGAGCCCGCCGCCCCGGCCGCCGGGGCGGCGCCTGCCGAGACCGCTCCGGCGGCGGCTTCCGGCGACTCCACGGACATCGTGCTGCCCGAACTCGGCGAGAGCGTGACCGAGGGCACCGTCACCCGCTGGCTCAAGCAGGTCGGCGACACGGTCGCCGTCGACGAGGCGCTGCTCGAGATCTCCACCGACAAGGTCGACACCGAGATCCCGTCGCCGGTCGCCGGTGTGCTGCAGGAGATCGTCGCCGCCGAAGACGAGACCGTCGCGGTCGGCGCGGTCCTCGCCCGCGTCGGCTCGGGCGCTGCACCTGCCGCTGCTCCCGCCGCGCCCGCGGCTCCGGCAGAAGCCGCCGCCCCCGCTCCGGCACCTGCCGCTCCGGCACCTGCTCCCGCACCTGCCGCCGCGGCTCCCGCGCCTGCCGCCGCGGCTCCCGCGCCGGCTGCTCCCGCACCTGCCGCCGCGGCTCCCGCGCCGGCTGCTCCCGCATCCGCTCCCGCTCCCGCGCCGGCTGCTCCCGCACAGGCCGCTCCGGCGCAGCCCGTGCCAGCGCAGGCTGCGCCGGCTCCCGCGGCGGCACCGGCTGAAAACGACAACCTCTATGTGACGCCGCTGGTGCGTCGCCTCGCGGCCCAGCAGGGCGTCGACCTCGCGACCGTCAAGGGCACCGGCGTCGGCGGACGGATCCGTAAGGAAGACGTCCTCAAGGCGGCCGAGTCGGGTTCGGCGGCGCCTGCTGCTTCCGCCCCGGCACCCGCGCGCCTCGAGGTCTCCCCGCTGCGCGGGACGACCCAGAAGATGTCCCGTCTGCGCAAGGTCGTCGCCGAGCGTGCTGTCGCCTCGATGCAGCAGACCGCTCAGCTGACGACCTTCGTCGAGGTCGATGTGACCGCCCTCGCCGCGTACCGCGACGGCGTCAAGGCATCGTTCCAGCAGAAGACGGGCGACAAGCTGTCGTTCCTTCCGTTCTTCACCCTGGCAGCGGCCGAGGCTCTTCAGGCGTTCCCGATCATCAACGCGACGGTCGACGGTGACAACATCGTCTACCCCGCCACCGAGAACATCTCGATCGCGGTCGACACCGAGCGTGGCCTGCTCACCCCTGTCGTCCGCGATGCGGCGAGCAAGAACCTCGCCCAGCTGGCGCACGAGATCGCCGATCTCGCGGCTCGCACGCGCGACAACAAGCTGAAGCCCGACGAGCTCGCCGGTGGCACGTTCACCGTGACCAACACCGGATCGCGCGGCGCTCTGTTCGACACGCCGCTCGTGTTCCTGCCGCAGTCCGCGATCCTCGGCACCGGCACGGTGTTCAAGCGCCCAGGCGTCGTGACGGTCGACGGCGTCGACGCGATCGCTGTCCGTTCGTACGTCTACCTGGCGATCTCCTACGATCACCGGATCATCGACGGTGCGGATGCCGCACGCTTCCTGGGCGCGGTGAAGGCCCGCCTCGAGGCTGCGGACTTCGCTTCAGATCTCGGGATCTGA
- a CDS encoding DUF4191 family protein — MAKSASGPEKRPGFFSQIKSLFTFTREVYPWLPWAQIAILVAGILVGLIAGYLIPPFQVWTLVLWGISGLMLGVLGAMFLMTRLSTSAMYQKIDGMPGATGHVLSTSLGRNWQASDTPVGINPKTQDAVYRTVGRGGIVVVGEGSRGRLTRLVNDERSRAARVAHGVPVTVLYVGHGDDDVAIADLAKTIKKLPKAIDKPTMAAVIRRIESVSQSLSSLPIPKGIDPTKVRAQRPR; from the coding sequence ATGGCAAAAAGTGCGTCCGGACCGGAGAAGCGACCTGGGTTCTTCTCCCAGATCAAGTCCCTCTTCACCTTCACTCGCGAGGTCTACCCCTGGCTCCCGTGGGCGCAGATCGCCATCCTCGTCGCCGGCATCCTCGTCGGCCTCATCGCCGGCTACCTGATCCCGCCGTTCCAGGTCTGGACGCTCGTCCTCTGGGGCATCTCGGGTCTCATGCTCGGCGTGCTCGGCGCCATGTTCCTGATGACGCGTCTCTCGACCTCCGCGATGTACCAGAAGATCGACGGCATGCCGGGCGCGACCGGGCATGTGCTGAGCACCAGCCTCGGGCGCAACTGGCAGGCTTCGGACACCCCCGTCGGCATCAATCCCAAGACGCAGGACGCGGTGTATCGCACCGTCGGCCGTGGAGGCATCGTCGTCGTGGGCGAGGGCTCGCGCGGGCGGCTCACGCGCCTGGTCAATGACGAGCGCAGCCGCGCCGCCCGCGTCGCCCACGGCGTGCCCGTCACCGTGCTCTACGTCGGCCACGGCGATGACGACGTCGCGATCGCCGACCTCGCGAAGACCATCAAGAAGCTGCCCAAGGCGATCGACAAGCCGACCATGGCCGCCGTCATCCGCCGCATCGAGTCGGTATCGCAATCGCTGTCGTCGCTGCCGATCCCGAAGGGCATCGACCCCACCAAGGTCCGCGCCCAGCGTCCGCGCTGA
- a CDS encoding RimK family alpha-L-glutamate ligase — MKIAVLSRAPQAYSTQRLRAAALQRGHNVKVLNTLRFAIDLTSDEPDLHYRGRQLSDYDAILPRIGNSITYFGTAVVRQFEQMDVYTPNTANGISSARDKLRANQILSRHNIAMPPTAFVRNRADVRPAIERVGGAPVVIKLLEGTQGIGVILAPQVKVAEAIIETLHSTKQNVLIQKFISESRGKDIRALVVGDRVVAAMRRSAAGDEFRSNVHRGGSVEAIELDPVYERAAVRSAQIMGLRVAGVDMLEGEEGPLVMEVNSSPGLQGIETATKLDVAGAIIDYIAGQVAFPEIDVRQRLTVSTGYGVAELMVQGAADLVGKTLGEAGLWERDITVLTLHRGVSVIPNPRKHVVLEADDRLFCFGKLDEMRSMIPERRRRRAKVRKLPRQPLPE, encoded by the coding sequence GTGAAGATCGCTGTGCTCTCCCGTGCGCCGCAGGCGTACTCCACCCAACGGCTGCGTGCCGCGGCGCTCCAGCGCGGACACAACGTCAAGGTGCTGAACACCCTGCGCTTCGCGATCGACCTCACGTCCGACGAGCCCGACCTGCACTATCGAGGGCGCCAGCTCAGCGATTACGACGCGATCCTGCCGCGCATCGGCAACTCCATCACGTACTTCGGCACAGCCGTCGTGCGGCAGTTCGAGCAGATGGACGTCTACACGCCGAACACCGCGAACGGCATCTCGAGCGCGCGCGACAAGCTCAGGGCGAACCAGATCCTCTCGCGTCACAACATCGCGATGCCTCCGACCGCCTTCGTCCGCAATCGCGCGGACGTGCGGCCCGCGATCGAGCGGGTCGGCGGCGCTCCCGTGGTCATCAAGCTGCTCGAGGGGACGCAGGGCATCGGTGTGATCCTCGCTCCTCAGGTGAAGGTCGCGGAGGCGATCATCGAGACGCTGCACTCGACGAAGCAGAACGTGCTCATCCAGAAGTTCATCTCGGAGAGCCGTGGCAAGGACATCCGCGCGCTCGTGGTCGGCGATCGCGTGGTGGCGGCCATGAGGCGCTCCGCCGCGGGCGACGAATTCCGTTCCAACGTCCATCGCGGCGGGTCGGTGGAGGCCATCGAGCTCGATCCCGTGTACGAGCGCGCCGCCGTCCGTTCGGCGCAGATCATGGGCCTGCGGGTGGCCGGGGTGGACATGCTGGAAGGGGAGGAGGGTCCCCTCGTCATGGAGGTGAACTCCTCGCCCGGCTTGCAGGGCATCGAGACGGCGACCAAGCTCGACGTCGCGGGCGCGATCATCGACTACATCGCCGGCCAGGTGGCCTTCCCGGAGATCGATGTGCGACAGCGTCTCACGGTGTCGACCGGGTACGGGGTCGCAGAGCTCATGGTCCAGGGAGCCGCCGATCTCGTCGGCAAGACGCTCGGAGAGGCGGGTCTCTGGGAGCGGGACATCACGGTGCTGACGCTGCACCGCGGCGTGTCGGTGATCCCCAATCCGCGTAAGCATGTCGTGCTCGAGGCCGACGATCGCCTCTTCTGCTTCGGCAAGCTCGACGAGATGCGCTCGATGATCCCCGAGCGCAGGCGGAGGCGCGCCAAGGTCCGCAAGTTGCCTCGGCAGCCGCTGCCTGAATGA
- a CDS encoding ATP-dependent zinc protease family protein has translation MSKTSHSNTLIGWREWVSLPDLGVDWIKAKIDTGARTSSLHAFGIREFRRDGEDWVRFWVKPWQDSQEDAVEVECPVHDRRAVRSSSGHAQERFVVELLIRLHDREVLAEVTLSNRDEMGFRMLIGREALRQGYVVDPARSFVGGRAPREARRRNRGKL, from the coding sequence GTGAGTAAGACATCCCATTCAAACACTCTTATCGGGTGGCGAGAATGGGTGAGCCTGCCCGATCTCGGGGTCGACTGGATCAAGGCCAAGATCGACACGGGCGCGCGCACCTCGTCGCTGCATGCGTTCGGAATCCGGGAGTTCCGGCGCGACGGCGAGGACTGGGTGCGCTTCTGGGTGAAGCCGTGGCAGGACAGCCAGGAGGATGCCGTCGAGGTCGAGTGCCCCGTGCACGACCGCCGAGCCGTACGCAGCTCCTCCGGGCACGCACAGGAGCGTTTCGTCGTCGAACTGCTCATCCGTCTGCATGACCGCGAAGTGCTCGCCGAAGTGACGCTGAGCAACCGCGACGAGATGGGGTTCCGGATGCTCATCGGACGAGAGGCTCTGCGACAGGGGTACGTCGTCGACCCTGCCCGCTCGTTCGTCGGCGGTCGCGCGCCGCGAGAAGCGCGTCGACGAAACCGCGGCAAGCTCTAA
- a CDS encoding RDD family protein gives MTDAVNSYPGERLGLPESGPRSIARPGRRIAGLLIDYALATIIATGFLGFDQFAHPTEAGLTQFAPMLVFAVLQVLFISTLSGSPGHLILGMRVVRLGTGWVGVWRPLVRTLLLIVVIPAVIWDADQRGLHDKAAGTVLIRA, from the coding sequence GTGACGGATGCTGTGAACTCGTACCCCGGCGAGCGTCTCGGTCTCCCCGAGTCGGGGCCGCGCAGCATCGCCCGCCCCGGTCGCCGGATCGCCGGACTGCTCATCGACTACGCTCTCGCGACGATCATCGCGACGGGCTTCCTCGGATTCGATCAGTTCGCACACCCGACAGAAGCGGGATTGACGCAGTTCGCGCCGATGCTCGTGTTCGCCGTGCTGCAGGTGCTGTTCATCTCGACGCTCAGCGGCAGCCCCGGTCACCTGATTCTGGGGATGCGGGTGGTCCGCCTCGGAACCGGCTGGGTGGGCGTGTGGCGTCCGCTCGTTCGGACGCTGCTGCTCATCGTGGTGATCCCGGCGGTCATCTGGGATGCCGATCAGCGTGGGCTCCACGACAAGGCCGCCGGCACGGTGCTGATCCGGGCTTAG
- the glnA gene encoding type I glutamate--ammonia ligase: MFKDSAEVLAYIKENDVKFLDIRFTDLPGVQQHFNIPASTVDEDFFVNGQLFDGSSIRGFASIHESDMQLIPDVTTAYVDPFREATTLVMVFDIYNPRTGEIYTKDPRQVAKNAEKYLASTGIADTAYFAPEAEFYIFDEVRYSVTAGESFYKVDSEEAAWNTGREEEGGNLGNKTPYKGGYFPVSPVDKTADLRDDITLKLIEAGFTLERSHHEVGTAGQQEINYRFDTMVHAADDILKFKYIVKNTADQWGKTATFMPKPLFGDNGSGMHTHQSLWNDGKPLFYDEAGYGQLSDIARWYIGGLLAHAPAVLAFTNPTLNSYHRLVKGFEAPVNLVYSAGNRSAAIRIPITGSNPKAKRIEFRAPDASGNPYLAFAAQLMAGLDGIKNRIEPHEPVDKDLYELPPEEAKGIPQVPNSLLDSLEALRNDHAFLLEGGVFTEELIETWISYKYENEILPIAQRPHPFEYELYYGV; encoded by the coding sequence ATGTTCAAAGATTCAGCCGAGGTGCTCGCGTACATCAAGGAGAACGACGTCAAATTCCTTGACATCCGCTTCACCGATCTCCCGGGTGTGCAGCAGCACTTCAACATTCCGGCGTCGACCGTCGACGAGGACTTCTTCGTCAACGGCCAGCTCTTCGACGGCTCCTCCATCCGCGGATTCGCGAGCATCCACGAGTCCGACATGCAGCTCATCCCCGACGTGACGACCGCCTACGTCGATCCCTTCCGCGAGGCCACGACGCTGGTGATGGTGTTCGACATCTACAACCCGCGCACGGGCGAGATCTACACCAAGGACCCGCGTCAGGTCGCGAAGAACGCCGAGAAGTACCTCGCGTCGACCGGCATCGCCGACACGGCGTACTTCGCCCCCGAGGCGGAGTTCTACATCTTCGACGAGGTGCGCTACTCGGTCACCGCCGGCGAGAGCTTCTACAAGGTCGACTCCGAAGAGGCGGCGTGGAACACCGGCCGCGAGGAGGAAGGCGGCAACCTCGGCAACAAGACTCCGTACAAGGGCGGCTACTTCCCGGTCTCGCCGGTCGACAAGACCGCCGACCTGCGTGACGACATCACGCTCAAGCTGATCGAGGCGGGGTTCACCCTCGAGCGTTCGCACCACGAGGTGGGTACGGCCGGCCAGCAGGAGATCAACTACCGCTTCGACACCATGGTGCACGCGGCCGACGACATCCTGAAGTTCAAGTACATCGTCAAGAACACCGCCGACCAGTGGGGTAAGACGGCGACGTTCATGCCGAAGCCGCTCTTCGGCGACAACGGCTCCGGTATGCACACCCACCAGTCGCTGTGGAACGACGGGAAGCCGCTGTTCTACGACGAGGCGGGCTACGGGCAGCTCAGCGACATCGCGCGCTGGTACATCGGCGGCCTGCTCGCGCACGCGCCTGCCGTCCTCGCCTTCACGAACCCGACGCTCAACAGCTACCACCGCCTCGTCAAGGGCTTCGAGGCTCCGGTCAACCTCGTCTACTCCGCAGGCAACCGCTCCGCGGCGATCCGCATCCCGATCACGGGCTCGAACCCGAAGGCCAAGCGCATCGAGTTCCGCGCACCCGACGCGTCCGGCAACCCGTACCTGGCATTCGCGGCGCAGCTGATGGCCGGCCTCGACGGCATCAAGAACCGCATCGAGCCGCACGAGCCCGTCGACAAGGACCTCTACGAGCTCCCGCCCGAGGAGGCGAAGGGCATCCCGCAGGTGCCCAACTCGCTGCTCGACTCGCTCGAGGCGCTCCGTAACGACCACGCCTTCCTCCTCGAAGGCGGTGTGTTCACCGAAGAGCTCATCGAGACGTGGATCTCGTACAAGTACGAGAACGAGATCCTCCCGATCGCCCAGCGCCCGCACCCGTTCGAGTACGAGCTGTACTACGGGGTGTAA
- a CDS encoding DUF7882 family protein: MGKFIYEGGPKIDIEDRALTHVQLVMTAKLRRGEPFAFSWKEDASVGGGRTTVWVHAASSLVFKYFGSRPPAINRTWVDALAFTANSPTGLYLTPEPADSGAFERAQESVGV, translated from the coding sequence ATGGGCAAGTTCATCTACGAGGGCGGTCCGAAGATCGATATCGAGGACCGCGCCCTCACACACGTCCAACTGGTGATGACGGCGAAGCTCCGACGTGGCGAGCCGTTCGCGTTCTCGTGGAAGGAGGATGCGAGCGTCGGCGGCGGCCGGACGACCGTCTGGGTGCATGCCGCAAGCTCGCTCGTGTTCAAGTACTTCGGCAGCAGGCCTCCGGCGATCAACCGCACCTGGGTCGACGCCCTCGCCTTCACGGCGAACTCCCCGACCGGGCTCTACCTCACACCCGAACCCGCCGACAGCGGAGCTTTCGAACGCGCCCAGGAGTCCGTCGGCGTCTGA